AAGAACGGGGGTAAAATTATGACCATAAATCCACTGCCGGAAGTTGGATTAATGCGATATAAAGATCCTCAAAACCCAATAAAATGGGTGGGAAAAGGTCAAAAATTAACGGACTTATTTTTACAGGTAAAAATCAATGGAGATGTTGCGCTATTAAAAATCATACTTAAACTTTTAATAGAGAAAGAAAAAGCAGATCCAGGCTCAATTTTTGACCATGATTTCATTAAAGATAAAACACATGGATATGATCATTTCGAAACGGATTTAAACCGCTATAAAATTGAAGATTTATTGCCCCAAACCGGTCTGGATATGACTATTATTAAAGAAGCAACAGAAATGATTGCCTCCAACAAAAAAATAATTGTTTGCTGGGCAATGGGGCTAACACAGCATAAAAACGGGGTAGACAATATCAGGGAAATTGTCAATCTTTTACTACTAAAAGGAAGTATCGGTAAAAAAGGGGCCGGAACCTGCCCTGTCCGCGGACATTCAAACGTGCAGGGAGACAGAACCATGGGCATCTGGGAGAAACCAAAAGATACCTTTCTTGATAGCTTGGAAAAAGAATTCGGATTTAAAGCCCCAAGAAAGCATGGCTACGATGTGGTAAATGCCATTGAAGCGATGTACCAAAAAAAGGTAAAAGTATTTATCGGTATGGGAGGAAATTTTATATCAGCAACACCGGACACCGAATACACAGCTAAGGCCCTGCAAAATTGTAACCTTACCGTTCATATAGCTACCAAATTAAACCGAAGTCACTTGGTTCACGGTAAACAAGCTCTAATTCTACCATGTCTAGGAAGAACGGAAAAAGACATTCAGCAAAGCGGAAAACAATTTATGAGTGTAGAAAACTCTATGGGTGTTGTCCATAAAACATCCGGAAATTCAGAACCTTGTTCTACAAAATTACTAAGTGAACCTGCTATTGTATGCGGAATAGCCAATGCTACTCTCAAAAAATCTAACATCCCCTGGAACCGGTTTACTGAAAATTACGATTTTATCAGAGATAAAATAGCAGCCACTATTCCCGGTTTTAAAGATTATAATAAACAGGTACGAATAAAAGGAGGGTTTTATTTACCCAATAATGCAAGGGATCTTGATTTTTCTACTACTACTACAGGAAAAGCAAATTTTTCTATAAACACACCTTCTGAAATAGTACTTAAGAAAGACCAATTTCTGATGATGACTATCAGGACTCACGATCAGTATAATACCACTATTTATGGGTTAAACGATCGTTATCGCGGCGTATTAAACGAGCGAAGAGTTATTTTTATGAATCCGAAAGACATGAAAAACTTAGGGTTAAACAAATTAGATAAAGTAAACCTAACCTCACATTTTAACGGGGAAAAAAGAGAAGCAAAGAATTTTTTAGTAATTCCTTATTCAATTCCCGAACAGTGTACTGCAACTTATTTTCCTGAAACCAATGTATTGGTACCTTTAAAAAGTAAAGCAGCTATTAGCGGGACACCCACATCAAAAACGGTAATCATTACTATAGAACTCATTTAAACTTTTTGAATTTGCTAAAAAAATAGGTGTTTTCCACTCTGTTTTTGTCTTTTTTTCCTTCCGTAGCGCTATGTGAAATTGCAAAACCTTTTAAAAACAGGCAATAAAAAGTAGATTTTATGGTTTTTATTTGATGAACAGA
This window of the Flavobacteriaceae bacterium genome carries:
- a CDS encoding FdhF/YdeP family oxidoreductase is translated as MARKKIYPRLPEKFTGIKLDKIPTAAAGVKAIASAFTHIKDEVGIRKGISLLAKLNQKEGFDCPGCAWPDPDEKRAFLAEYCENGAKAVAEEATKNKATPLFFTTHAVNELSVLSDYKIGKSGRITHPMILRENADHYEKISWENAFELIATELNALNAPNEAVFYTSGRTSNEAAYLYQLFVRAYGTNNLPDCSNMCHESSGAALSETLGIGKGSVTLDDFNDADLVIVMGQNPGTNHPRMLTALGNTKKNGGKIMTINPLPEVGLMRYKDPQNPIKWVGKGQKLTDLFLQVKINGDVALLKIILKLLIEKEKADPGSIFDHDFIKDKTHGYDHFETDLNRYKIEDLLPQTGLDMTIIKEATEMIASNKKIIVCWAMGLTQHKNGVDNIREIVNLLLLKGSIGKKGAGTCPVRGHSNVQGDRTMGIWEKPKDTFLDSLEKEFGFKAPRKHGYDVVNAIEAMYQKKVKVFIGMGGNFISATPDTEYTAKALQNCNLTVHIATKLNRSHLVHGKQALILPCLGRTEKDIQQSGKQFMSVENSMGVVHKTSGNSEPCSTKLLSEPAIVCGIANATLKKSNIPWNRFTENYDFIRDKIAATIPGFKDYNKQVRIKGGFYLPNNARDLDFSTTTTGKANFSINTPSEIVLKKDQFLMMTIRTHDQYNTTIYGLNDRYRGVLNERRVIFMNPKDMKNLGLNKLDKVNLTSHFNGEKREAKNFLVIPYSIPEQCTATYFPETNVLVPLKSKAAISGTPTSKTVIITIELI